The Mycobacterium paragordonae genome includes a region encoding these proteins:
- a CDS encoding PPE family protein, with protein sequence MSFFTLPPEINSLRMFLGAGSAPMLQAAAAWDGLAAELGTAAQSFGSVISNLAGQAWQGAASAAMAAAAAPYAGWLAAAATQSQGAAGQALAVVSAFEAAQAATIHPGAVDANRNAFVNLIMTNLFGQNAPAIALAESIYEEMWAQDVSAMASYYSGAAAAAAQVVPWQSVLQSFPALAGGIASGLSGAAGGGGGGGGTAGAAGGGGGASGGGGAPPGTTGTEGAAAAGGGGGGVGSADGGLAPASYTGGDAGAYAGGTAAGTDVGGAAAATSANPGVATSGVGGFGMMPMPMPMGGMTRSAGLLGDGPSMPVPAKAEEEEEALAAKEAAEEAAQDAAEETEVTAETAEAEVPAMTVLPTAVPDAAAAAAPGEAKQAARTAGASRIPASGFRASDAAEEAEESVATLRPKIAPGEFHPRAEEAEEEAKIQIPGA encoded by the coding sequence GTGAGTTTCTTTACACTGCCGCCGGAAATCAACTCGTTGCGGATGTTCCTTGGGGCCGGAAGTGCGCCGATGTTGCAGGCGGCGGCGGCCTGGGACGGGCTCGCGGCCGAATTGGGCACCGCCGCCCAGTCTTTCGGATCGGTGATCTCCAACTTGGCCGGACAGGCGTGGCAGGGTGCGGCGTCGGCGGCCATGGCTGCCGCGGCCGCGCCCTATGCAGGCTGGCTGGCCGCGGCCGCGACACAATCTCAGGGTGCGGCCGGGCAGGCGCTGGCGGTGGTCAGTGCTTTTGAGGCGGCCCAGGCGGCCACCATTCATCCGGGTGCGGTGGACGCCAACCGCAACGCCTTCGTGAACCTGATCATGACGAATCTGTTCGGACAGAACGCGCCCGCGATCGCCCTGGCCGAGAGCATCTACGAGGAGATGTGGGCCCAGGACGTCAGCGCGATGGCGAGCTACTACTCCGGGGCGGCAGCCGCGGCAGCGCAGGTCGTGCCGTGGCAGTCGGTGTTGCAGAGCTTCCCGGCCCTGGCCGGTGGCATCGCCAGCGGTTTGAGCGGTGCGGCCGGTGGTGGTGGTGGCGGCGGCGGCACCGCCGGTGCCGCGGGTGGGGGCGGCGGCGCCAGCGGCGGCGGAGGGGCCCCGCCTGGGACCACCGGCACTGAGGGCGCTGCAGCCGCCGGTGGTGGCGGCGGCGGAGTCGGCAGCGCCGACGGCGGACTTGCGCCGGCCAGCTATACCGGCGGTGACGCGGGCGCCTACGCCGGCGGCACCGCCGCTGGGACCGACGTCGGCGGCGCGGCGGCCGCCACCAGCGCTAATCCCGGTGTGGCCACCTCGGGTGTCGGCGGCTTCGGGATGATGCCGATGCCGATGCCCATGGGCGGAATGACTCGGAGCGCCGGTCTGCTCGGCGACGGCCCGTCGATGCCGGTGCCGGCCAAGGCCGAGGAGGAAGAAGAAGCCCTCGCAGCCAAGGAAGCCGCCGAGGAAGCAGCCCAGGACGCCGCCGAAGAAACCGAAGTCACCGCCGAAACGGCGGAGGCAGAAGTGCCGGCCATGACCGTGCTGCCCACCGCGGTTCCCGACGCCGCGGCGGCGGCCGCCCCGGGCGAAGCCAAGCAGGCCGCGCGGACAGCCGGTGCGTCGAGGATTCCGGCGTCGGGATTCCGCGCGTCGGACGCCGCAGAGGAAGCCGAAGAATCGGTCGCCACGCTACGTCCGAAGATCGCCCCGGGCGAGTTCCACCCCCGGGCCGAGGAAGCGGAAGAAGAAGCGAAGATCCAGATCCCCGGCGCCTGA
- a CDS encoding response regulator transcription factor, which translates to MPDSSPLRILVYSDNVQTREQVKQALGKRLHPDLPELSYVEVATGPMVIRTMDEGGIDLAILDGEAAPTGGMGIAKQLKDELSSCPPILVLTGRPDDAWLASWSRAEAAVPHPLDPILLGRTALSLLRAPAH; encoded by the coding sequence GTGCCCGACTCCAGCCCGCTGCGCATCCTCGTCTACAGCGACAACGTCCAAACCCGCGAACAGGTGAAGCAGGCCTTGGGTAAACGGCTGCACCCGGACCTGCCCGAGTTGAGCTATGTCGAGGTCGCTACCGGCCCGATGGTGATCCGCACGATGGACGAGGGCGGTATCGACCTGGCGATCCTCGACGGAGAGGCGGCGCCGACCGGAGGCATGGGGATCGCCAAGCAGCTCAAGGACGAGTTGTCGTCGTGCCCGCCGATTCTGGTGCTGACCGGACGTCCGGACGACGCCTGGCTGGCCAGCTGGTCACGCGCCGAGGCGGCGGTTCCGCATCCGCTTGATCCAATCCTGCTGGGCCGCACGGCCCTTAGCCTGCTGCGCGCCCCCGCCCACTAA
- a CDS encoding homogentisate 1,2-dioxygenase, with product MESFVHLRKGRTPRRVHADLDGLKDDELGRGGFAGRTANIYRRNDPTAYRAVGPLRPLDVLADQLKPSDATDANGGPLLMFSNADCRVLLSRRHEAMPFYTRHVDGDLLCFVHNGAGLLETEFGPLRYREGDWVYIPKATTWRQIPDTESTVLMIEATDEFRVPPPGPLGRHFPFDPSQAVIPDPAPIDDDDRDEYEVRLIHRESGDAGSTTILYYQHNPIDVEGWRGDNFAFTFNIADYNVVTSDSMHLPPTVHLFMQATGVYVMNFLPKPAEGVPGTERTPWYHRNVDYDEIAFFHGGSLYGIPMPPGLISHAPQGVHHGAPEKARERARRKFDEYSRVDWQVIAIDTRRRLTPSAEVLAHDLGQHS from the coding sequence ATGGAATCATTCGTCCACCTGCGTAAAGGCAGGACACCGCGGCGTGTGCACGCCGACCTCGACGGCCTCAAAGACGACGAGCTGGGTCGCGGCGGCTTCGCCGGACGCACCGCCAACATCTACCGCCGGAACGACCCCACGGCATACCGCGCGGTCGGTCCGCTGCGCCCCCTCGATGTGCTGGCCGACCAACTCAAGCCCAGCGATGCCACCGACGCCAACGGCGGACCGCTGTTGATGTTCAGCAACGCCGACTGCCGGGTGCTGCTGAGCCGGCGCCACGAGGCGATGCCGTTCTACACCCGGCACGTCGACGGCGACCTGCTGTGTTTCGTGCACAACGGCGCCGGTCTGCTGGAGACCGAGTTCGGGCCGCTGCGCTACCGGGAAGGTGACTGGGTCTACATCCCGAAAGCGACCACCTGGCGCCAGATCCCGGACACCGAGAGTACGGTGCTGATGATCGAAGCCACCGACGAGTTCCGGGTGCCGCCGCCCGGCCCGTTGGGACGGCACTTCCCCTTCGACCCGTCACAGGCCGTCATCCCCGATCCGGCACCGATCGACGATGACGACCGGGACGAGTACGAAGTCCGGCTCATTCATCGGGAATCGGGAGATGCTGGGTCGACCACTATTCTTTATTACCAACACAATCCGATCGATGTCGAAGGCTGGCGCGGCGACAACTTCGCGTTCACCTTCAATATCGCCGACTACAACGTCGTCACCTCCGACAGCATGCACCTGCCGCCGACCGTCCATCTCTTCATGCAGGCCACCGGTGTCTACGTGATGAACTTCCTGCCCAAACCGGCCGAAGGCGTGCCGGGTACCGAACGCACGCCCTGGTATCACCGCAACGTCGACTACGACGAGATCGCGTTCTTCCATGGCGGCTCGCTCTACGGCATCCCGATGCCGCCGGGCCTGATATCCCATGCGCCCCAGGGGGTTCACCACGGCGCACCGGAGAAGGCACGCGAACGCGCGCGGCGCAAGTTCGACGAGTACTCCCGCGTCGACTGGCAGGTGATCGCGATCGACACCCGCCGCCGGCTGACACCGTCCGCCGAAGTGCTGGCTCACGACCTGGGGCAGCACTCATGA
- a CDS encoding YceI family protein, with translation MTTLETLLSDPESVGTWALAPDRSAVTFKIRNMWGLMPVKGSFTEFSGEGRLAGKGAVSGRIDIQVASLDTGIARRDKHLRSPDFFDVERFSQITVVVNALHPANGKSADLHTNFTIKGITEPVPLPVTITELDDGSVRISGQTQIDRSRFDLGWNKLGVMSNAVVVSADAVFVHSAQTA, from the coding sequence ATGACCACGCTGGAAACTCTGCTCAGCGACCCGGAATCCGTCGGGACTTGGGCGTTGGCGCCCGACCGCTCAGCCGTCACCTTCAAGATCCGCAACATGTGGGGCCTGATGCCCGTCAAGGGCTCGTTCACCGAGTTCAGCGGCGAGGGCCGGCTCGCCGGAAAAGGCGCGGTCTCGGGGCGGATCGACATCCAGGTCGCCTCGCTGGACACCGGGATCGCCCGCCGCGACAAGCACCTTCGCTCGCCCGACTTCTTCGATGTCGAACGCTTCAGCCAGATCACCGTCGTCGTCAACGCCCTGCATCCGGCCAACGGAAAGTCTGCCGACCTGCACACCAACTTCACCATCAAGGGCATCACCGAACCGGTGCCGCTACCGGTGACGATCACCGAACTCGACGACGGTTCGGTGCGAATTTCGGGTCAGACGCAGATCGACCGATCCCGGTTCGACCTGGGCTGGAACAAACTCGGCGTGATGTCCAACGCGGTCGTGGTGTCCGCTGATGCCGTCTTCGTGCACTCGGCTCAGACCGCGTGA
- a CDS encoding CaiB/BaiF CoA transferase family protein: MAGALEGIRVLELGTLIAGPFVGRLLGDMGADVIKVEPPGAPDPLRTWGQAEVDGHRVFWTVHARNKRAITLDLRKPHGRALFLELVEKSDIVVENFRPGTLEKWNLGYDVLSERNPGIILVRVSGYGQTGPDARKAGYASVAEAASGLRHLNGFPGGPPPRLALSLGDTLAGMFGAQGALAALYRRSVTGHGQVVDVALTESCLAVQESTIPDYDVGGVVRGPSGTRLEGIAPSNIYQSADGSWVVIAANQDTVFARLCKAMERPELVTDDRFATHGARGRNQDELDEIIGAWAARRQPGEIIETLSAAGVIAGPINTVAEVVNDPQLRARDMLVPHHDDRLGRDVLGPGIVPVLSESPGRVRSAGPARPGQHNEDVYTGLLGKTADEIAELVAEEVV, encoded by the coding sequence ATGGCCGGCGCTCTGGAGGGCATCCGGGTGCTTGAACTCGGCACCCTGATCGCCGGGCCGTTCGTCGGCCGCCTACTCGGCGACATGGGCGCCGACGTCATCAAGGTGGAACCCCCCGGCGCTCCCGACCCGCTGCGGACCTGGGGCCAGGCCGAAGTGGATGGCCACCGCGTGTTCTGGACCGTACACGCCCGCAACAAACGGGCCATCACCCTCGACTTGCGCAAGCCGCACGGTCGCGCCCTGTTCCTGGAACTGGTCGAGAAGTCCGACATCGTGGTGGAGAACTTCCGGCCCGGAACACTAGAGAAGTGGAACCTGGGTTACGACGTGCTCAGCGAACGCAATCCGGGCATCATCCTGGTCCGGGTCTCCGGCTACGGACAGACCGGCCCCGACGCACGCAAGGCCGGTTATGCGTCGGTCGCCGAGGCGGCCAGCGGGCTGCGCCACCTCAACGGTTTCCCCGGTGGACCACCACCCCGGCTCGCGTTGTCGCTGGGCGACACGCTGGCCGGCATGTTCGGCGCCCAGGGCGCCCTCGCGGCTCTCTACCGCCGCAGCGTCACCGGCCACGGTCAGGTGGTCGATGTCGCCCTGACCGAATCCTGTTTAGCCGTGCAGGAATCCACCATCCCCGACTATGACGTCGGCGGCGTGGTGCGCGGGCCGTCGGGAACCCGGCTGGAAGGCATCGCGCCGTCGAACATCTATCAGAGCGCCGACGGCTCGTGGGTGGTGATCGCCGCCAACCAGGATACCGTGTTCGCCCGGTTGTGCAAGGCGATGGAGCGTCCGGAGCTGGTCACCGATGACCGGTTCGCCACGCACGGCGCGCGCGGGCGCAACCAGGACGAACTGGACGAGATCATCGGCGCCTGGGCCGCCCGGCGCCAGCCCGGCGAGATCATCGAAACTCTCTCTGCCGCAGGCGTGATCGCCGGGCCGATCAACACCGTGGCCGAGGTGGTCAACGACCCGCAGCTGCGTGCCCGCGACATGCTGGTGCCCCATCACGACGATCGTCTGGGCCGGGACGTTCTCGGTCCGGGCATCGTGCCGGTGCTTTCCGAATCTCCGGGCCGCGTGCGCAGTGCCGGTCCCGCCCGCCCGGGGCAGCACAACGAAGACGTGTACACGGGGCTGCTGGGCAAGACGGCTGACGAGATCGCCGAGCTGGTGGCCGAGGAGGTGGTATGA
- a CDS encoding acyl-CoA dehydrogenase family protein, translating into MDFSLPEHLPGLLAEMDEFIETEIKPLERENIQYFDHRRENARTDWDNGGIPRREWEDLLGEMRRRADRAGWLRYGLPSQFGGRDGTNIDMAVIREHLAHKGLGLHNDLQDESSIVGNFPQVIMMDRFGTDAQKKEWTEALITGERSMAFGLTEPKHGSDATWLETTAVRDGDSWVINGAKRFNTGVHRATHDLVFARTSGEPGQARGITAFLVPCDSPGFTIPYYWWTFNMPTDHAEVELKDVRVPDDAILGEVDRGLEVGQTFLHENRIRQAASSLGAAQYCIDRAVTYAGERQVFGKPLAVNQAVQWPLVELQTEAQMVRLLVYYAATQLDRNHHMEVSDKVSMANYRANRLVCDAADRAMQVLGGIGYSRHEQLEHIYRHHRRYRITEGAEEIQIRRVAQRLFKFGKK; encoded by the coding sequence GTGGATTTCAGCCTGCCCGAACACCTTCCGGGCCTGCTCGCGGAGATGGACGAGTTCATCGAGACCGAGATCAAGCCGCTGGAACGCGAGAACATCCAGTATTTCGACCACCGCCGCGAGAATGCCCGCACCGACTGGGACAACGGTGGCATCCCGCGCCGGGAATGGGAGGACCTGCTCGGTGAGATGCGCCGGCGCGCCGACCGGGCGGGCTGGCTGCGATACGGTCTGCCGTCGCAATTCGGCGGGCGCGACGGCACCAACATCGACATGGCCGTCATTCGGGAGCACCTGGCGCACAAGGGACTCGGCCTGCACAACGACCTGCAGGACGAGTCGTCGATCGTCGGCAATTTCCCGCAGGTGATCATGATGGACCGGTTCGGCACCGACGCGCAGAAGAAAGAATGGACCGAGGCGCTGATCACCGGCGAGCGGTCGATGGCGTTCGGGCTGACCGAGCCCAAGCACGGATCCGACGCCACCTGGCTGGAAACCACCGCCGTCCGTGACGGCGACAGCTGGGTCATCAACGGCGCCAAGCGATTCAACACCGGCGTACATCGCGCGACCCACGACCTGGTGTTCGCCCGCACCTCGGGTGAGCCCGGCCAGGCGCGCGGCATCACGGCGTTTCTGGTGCCGTGCGACTCCCCCGGCTTCACCATCCCGTACTACTGGTGGACGTTCAACATGCCCACCGACCACGCCGAGGTGGAACTCAAGGACGTCCGGGTGCCCGATGACGCAATCCTGGGCGAGGTGGACCGCGGGCTGGAGGTCGGCCAGACCTTCCTGCACGAGAACAGAATTCGTCAGGCCGCCAGCAGCCTGGGCGCCGCCCAGTACTGCATCGACCGCGCCGTGACCTACGCCGGGGAACGTCAGGTCTTCGGCAAACCGCTGGCGGTGAACCAGGCGGTGCAGTGGCCACTGGTGGAACTGCAGACCGAGGCGCAGATGGTGCGGCTGCTGGTGTATTACGCTGCAACACAATTGGATCGCAATCACCACATGGAGGTCTCTGACAAGGTGTCGATGGCCAACTACCGGGCCAACCGGCTGGTGTGCGATGCGGCCGACCGCGCCATGCAGGTGCTCGGTGGCATCGGCTACAGCCGGCACGAGCAACTCGAGCACATCTACCGCCACCACCGGCGCTACCGGATCACCGAGGGGGCGGAGGAGATTCAGATCCGCCGGGTTGCCCAGCGGCTGTTCAAGTTCGGCAAGAAGTGA
- a CDS encoding TetR/AcrR family transcriptional regulator translates to MPAEVLSAKGQQTRQAIELAARKLFAERGFHGTTLADITSAAGKSSAVFYRYFTDKEDLLAALAESFLHDVVEPSGLRVQLPESPDDDAFFTSVVTGYWGMFKQNIGIMIAVAQLAATQQRFADVQNEFRRFGMDIVAASVRRAQEQGYGTELNPEHTAAAIALLFENFTTVFVGKPDLGVTITDEDAIALLSRIWKKTLYGA, encoded by the coding sequence ATGCCGGCAGAAGTGCTCAGCGCCAAGGGCCAGCAGACGCGTCAGGCCATCGAACTGGCGGCCCGGAAGTTGTTCGCCGAGCGCGGATTTCACGGGACCACCCTGGCCGATATCACCTCAGCGGCGGGCAAGTCGTCGGCGGTGTTCTACCGCTACTTCACCGACAAGGAAGACCTGCTGGCCGCCCTGGCGGAGTCGTTCCTGCATGACGTGGTCGAGCCGTCCGGGCTGCGGGTTCAGCTGCCCGAATCGCCGGATGACGACGCTTTCTTCACCTCCGTGGTCACCGGTTACTGGGGCATGTTCAAGCAGAACATCGGCATCATGATCGCGGTGGCGCAGCTGGCCGCCACTCAGCAACGCTTCGCCGATGTGCAGAACGAGTTCCGGCGTTTCGGGATGGACATCGTGGCCGCCTCGGTGCGCCGGGCGCAAGAACAGGGCTACGGCACCGAGCTCAACCCGGAACACACGGCGGCGGCCATCGCGCTGCTGTTCGAGAACTTCACCACCGTGTTCGTCGGCAAGCCCGACCTGGGCGTGACGATCACCGACGAGGACGCCATCGCCCTGCTGTCGCGGATTTGGAAGAAGACCTTGTACGGCGCCTGA
- a CDS encoding phosphotransferase family protein, translated as MTLSDSLTALLEPVLGDEVAIDNLRVLTGGASRTTWAFDAVTGTERRPLILRTGPPDDIHAGMELEARVQAAAAAVGAPVPHVLVADNSVAALGNPFLICEEIKGETIVRRIFRQLDDPERLLRQCAHALAAIHRADAADPDLAHEDPIQHSRQQLDDMGDTTATFEWAIRWLSAHRPAPSPAVLVHGDFRMGNLIVDGSDLAAVLDWELVHVGERYEDLAWFCVRAWRFGAPASRAAGGLGSIESFLRYYEEAGATAVDRAAFHWWLVLATLRWGVICRYQAERHLSGQTRSVELATIGRRVCENEWDLLDLLEDS; from the coding sequence GTGACCCTGTCCGACAGCTTGACCGCGCTGCTCGAGCCGGTACTGGGCGACGAGGTCGCGATCGACAACCTCCGGGTGCTCACCGGGGGTGCCAGCCGCACCACCTGGGCGTTCGACGCGGTCACCGGCACCGAGCGGCGCCCGCTGATTCTGCGTACCGGGCCTCCCGACGACATCCATGCCGGCATGGAACTGGAAGCACGGGTGCAGGCAGCCGCGGCGGCCGTCGGCGCACCGGTGCCGCACGTGCTGGTTGCCGACAATTCCGTTGCGGCGCTGGGCAATCCATTCCTGATCTGCGAGGAGATCAAGGGCGAGACCATCGTCCGGCGCATCTTCCGCCAGCTGGACGACCCGGAGCGGTTGCTGCGGCAGTGCGCGCACGCCCTGGCCGCGATTCATCGCGCCGACGCCGCCGACCCGGACCTGGCCCACGAGGACCCGATCCAGCATTCCCGCCAGCAGCTCGATGACATGGGCGACACCACAGCCACTTTCGAATGGGCGATTCGCTGGCTGAGCGCCCACCGGCCGGCGCCGTCGCCCGCGGTGCTGGTGCACGGTGATTTCCGGATGGGCAATCTGATCGTCGACGGCTCCGACCTGGCCGCCGTGCTGGACTGGGAGTTGGTGCACGTCGGCGAGCGCTACGAGGACCTCGCCTGGTTCTGCGTGCGCGCGTGGCGGTTCGGCGCCCCGGCGAGCCGCGCGGCCGGCGGGCTGGGCAGCATCGAGAGCTTTCTGCGGTATTACGAGGAGGCCGGCGCGACGGCGGTCGACCGGGCCGCGTTTCACTGGTGGCTGGTGCTGGCCACGTTGCGCTGGGGTGTCATCTGCCGGTATCAGGCGGAACGCCATCTGAGCGGGCAGACCCGCTCGGTGGAGCTGGCCACGATCGGTCGCCGGGTGTGTGAGAACGAGTGGGATCTGCTTGACCTGTTGGAGGATTCGTGA
- a CDS encoding DUF6285 domain-containing protein: protein MNLHGRPTAAELVAAVAEFLEHDVREATTGQVNFHARVAANALRMVERELRNTGEAEARAALTGLGFTDETALAAAIRAGDLDGRDHDVTACLRTLVGHRLAAAHPGYDAQPGFDAQPGYDVQPGFKKEPLS, encoded by the coding sequence GTGAACCTACACGGCCGGCCGACCGCGGCCGAACTGGTGGCCGCCGTCGCTGAATTCCTGGAACACGACGTCCGGGAGGCCACCACCGGGCAGGTCAACTTTCACGCCCGGGTGGCCGCCAACGCCCTGCGCATGGTCGAGCGCGAACTGCGGAACACGGGTGAAGCCGAAGCCCGGGCCGCACTGACCGGCCTCGGCTTCACCGACGAGACCGCCCTGGCCGCCGCGATCCGCGCCGGCGACCTGGACGGCCGCGACCACGACGTCACGGCCTGCCTGCGCACGCTGGTCGGGCACCGGCTCGCGGCCGCCCACCCCGGATACGACGCCCAACCCGGATTCGACGCCCAACCCGGATACGACGTCCAACCCGGATTCAAAAAGGAGCCGCTGTCATGA
- a CDS encoding alpha/beta hydrolase — MKHDYERIPYLVAFQNNSGVRDVYGGLAEITVLESYLLRPKDKPSDTVLVFMHPIGGGAYLPMINALARAGHHVIYCNSRFRGTDSSLLMEKVVEDLGECLKDAKNRLGYRKVVLAGWSGGGSLSVFYQQQAQHATITSSPSGDGPDLTRLELPPADGIMLLAAHISRHGTLTEWLDASILDEADPTKRDPELDLYNPDNPNQPPYTEEFLSRYRQAQIDRNRRITAWVRDKLAELKAAGRPDDEFCFVVHGTMADPRWLDPTVDPNERTPGTCYLGDPQVVNMSPVGLARFSTLRGWLSQWSYDEARGDGVACGKDLAIPALVIGNLGDDACTPSHTRRLYEAIGHPDKEMHEIPGATHYYAGPDQRDKLRQAVEIVTDWLSRHDFAGV; from the coding sequence ATGAAACACGACTACGAGCGCATTCCCTATCTCGTTGCCTTCCAGAACAATTCCGGGGTTCGCGACGTCTACGGCGGTCTCGCGGAGATCACCGTGCTGGAGAGTTATCTGCTCAGGCCGAAGGACAAGCCGTCGGACACCGTGTTGGTCTTCATGCATCCGATCGGTGGCGGCGCGTACCTGCCGATGATCAACGCGCTGGCCCGGGCCGGCCACCACGTCATCTACTGCAACAGCCGATTCCGCGGCACCGATTCGTCGTTGCTGATGGAGAAGGTTGTCGAGGATCTCGGCGAATGCCTCAAGGACGCCAAGAACAGGTTGGGTTATCGCAAGGTGGTACTGGCCGGCTGGAGCGGCGGGGGCTCGCTGTCGGTGTTTTATCAGCAGCAGGCCCAGCACGCGACCATCACCTCCAGTCCGTCCGGCGATGGCCCGGATCTGACCCGGCTCGAACTGCCACCCGCCGACGGGATCATGCTGCTGGCCGCGCACATCAGCCGGCACGGCACGCTGACCGAGTGGCTGGACGCGTCCATTCTCGACGAGGCCGACCCGACCAAGCGCGACCCCGAGCTGGATCTCTACAACCCGGACAACCCCAACCAGCCGCCCTACACCGAGGAGTTCCTGTCCCGCTACCGGCAGGCGCAGATCGACCGCAACCGCCGGATCACGGCGTGGGTCCGCGACAAGCTGGCCGAGTTGAAAGCGGCCGGTAGACCGGATGACGAGTTCTGCTTCGTCGTGCACGGCACCATGGCCGACCCCCGCTGGCTGGATCCCACCGTCGACCCGAACGAGCGCACCCCGGGTACCTGTTACCTGGGTGACCCGCAGGTGGTGAACATGAGCCCGGTCGGCCTGGCCCGGTTCTCGACGCTGCGGGGCTGGCTTTCGCAGTGGAGCTATGACGAGGCCCGGGGCGACGGCGTAGCGTGCGGGAAGGATCTCGCGATCCCGGCCCTGGTGATCGGTAACCTGGGCGACGATGCATGCACACCCAGCCACACCCGTCGGCTCTACGAGGCGATCGGGCACCCGGACAAGGAGATGCACGAAATCCCCGGCGCCACACACTATTACGCGGGACCCGACCAGCGCGACAAGCTGCGGCAGGCGGTCGAGATCGTCACCGACTGGCTGAGCCGGCACGACTTCGCGGGGGTTTGA
- a CDS encoding nuclear transport factor 2 family protein, with product MTVNQLADRLFSAIANGDRATVASMWSDDIAVWRTDGRRDPTTCDDKTRALRVIDWFLSTTATRGYQILDRQVFENGFVQQHVLHATGHGGQSIAMRVCIVIKVDTEGLINQIDEYFDPAELAPLLRQ from the coding sequence ATGACCGTCAACCAACTGGCCGACCGGCTGTTCAGCGCAATCGCGAACGGCGATCGGGCCACCGTCGCCTCGATGTGGAGCGACGACATCGCCGTCTGGCGCACCGACGGCCGCCGCGACCCCACCACGTGTGATGACAAGACGCGGGCGTTGCGCGTCATCGATTGGTTCCTGTCGACCACCGCCACCCGCGGCTACCAGATCCTGGACCGACAGGTGTTCGAGAACGGATTCGTCCAGCAGCACGTGTTGCATGCCACCGGTCACGGCGGCCAGTCGATCGCGATGCGGGTTTGCATCGTGATCAAGGTGGACACAGAAGGTCTTATCAACCAGATAGACGAGTACTTCGACCCCGCCGAGCTCGCGCCCCTACTCCGTCAATGA
- a CDS encoding hydroxymethylglutaryl-CoA lyase: MSHIEIREVALRDGLQIEKPIPLSAKLELLAAVAATGVREIEATAFVSPSKVPSMADAAELAAELHNFPDIDFSALVASPNGARRAVAAGLRSIEYVVAASDAFSQANVGRSSTQATEQISEIVAIAHHARASVEVIVATAWDCPFDGPTPPQRVLEIAAAARERGADRFCIADTIGTATPGRVTSLVSQLHPVIGELPLGGHFHNTRGAGLASAYAAVTAGVTRLDASAGGLGGCPFAPGATGNIATEDLVYLLTDSGFEVDVDLPAAIAAAQVAKSAVGHDLPSALLRAGDRIRP, encoded by the coding sequence ATGAGCCACATTGAGATCCGTGAGGTGGCGCTGCGGGACGGGCTACAGATCGAGAAGCCAATCCCGTTGTCGGCCAAGCTGGAACTGTTGGCCGCGGTGGCGGCCACCGGCGTACGCGAGATAGAAGCCACCGCGTTCGTGTCGCCGTCGAAGGTGCCGTCGATGGCCGATGCCGCCGAGTTGGCCGCCGAATTGCACAACTTCCCCGACATCGACTTCTCCGCCCTGGTGGCCAGCCCGAACGGCGCCAGGCGCGCGGTCGCCGCGGGCTTGCGGTCCATCGAATACGTGGTCGCGGCGTCGGACGCCTTCAGCCAGGCCAATGTCGGGCGGTCCAGCACCCAGGCCACCGAGCAGATCAGCGAGATCGTCGCCATCGCCCACCACGCCCGCGCGTCCGTCGAGGTCATCGTCGCCACCGCGTGGGACTGCCCGTTCGACGGACCCACTCCCCCGCAACGGGTGCTGGAGATCGCCGCCGCGGCGCGCGAACGGGGTGCTGACCGGTTCTGCATCGCCGACACCATCGGCACCGCCACTCCGGGACGAGTGACTTCGCTTGTATCGCAACTACATCCGGTGATCGGCGAGCTGCCGCTGGGCGGCCACTTCCACAACACCCGGGGCGCCGGTCTGGCCAGCGCTTATGCGGCGGTCACCGCCGGTGTCACCCGACTGGACGCATCGGCGGGTGGGTTGGGCGGCTGTCCCTTCGCGCCGGGGGCGACCGGCAACATCGCCACCGAGGACCTGGTGTACCTACTCACCGACAGCGGGTTCGAGGTCGACGTGGATCTGCCGGCCGCGATCGCCGCCGCGCAGGTCGCGAAATCGGCCGTCGGCCATGACCTGCCGAGCGCCTTGCTGCGCGCGGGAGACCGGATACGCCCCTGA